TAAAAGTACAACGAAAAGAATAATTCTTTTGTGAAAATTACGCCATGAAACTTAGCTAACTTCAATCGATATTTTAAAATCCCCTACTCCGCATGAACAACCCAAATTAGCAAAACAGAAAAGTTACAAATAAATACGAATTCTGACCACTTTAcataattattttcaaattcCTTTGTATTTGGATTGAGCCAGGATTTCGAATTCAATCTCCTTTCAATAACTCTCATTATTATTGATGTATTTGAAATCAAGATCAAGTCTTTACTTCCAAATGATGGAAATGCAACCTTAAAATACCTTACACGAAACTTTGTATTGGATAACGTCCACACGCACCTGGTTCCTCTTTGTCCAGCACGGTGGACATGACTCTCGCGGAACCAACATCCTGGAGCGGGCCCCAGTCCGTCCACGCGTCCTCGCCAAAGTGAAGGTCGGCGAAAAGAGCGATCTTGAACGGCGAGCCCTCTCGCACCCGGATAATATTTCCCGACGGCGCTCCACGGAGGATCAGCCCCGGATCATCTGGACGTACGGCTGAGATTAATGATAAACACATGATTACGGCGCATTGGACTGAGTATTGCTTTTGGGTTGAAGAAGTGGGCATGAATGAACATCGACTATTAAGTCAAAGCAAAGTAACGGGCGGAAGAAGAGATCAATGAGCGCGAACAATGTTGCTGTACTATTAAAGTTCCCTCATTAATGGCCTTTGTGCGTGGGTGGTCACAACTCACAAGGTTTTCCACTCACGTACATCCAAAGTCGAGTATATATACGTCTGGTATAACACGATtcgaactcgaactcgaactcgaactcAAATATGATTCGTATATATGATAAAAGATAATGACTAAAAAATCAAGAACGCCAAAATTTCCGTGGCTCCTTTAGTAATTCGGCAAAAGGTATCTGATGGCATATTTCCGAATACGATGTGGACCATGTAATGTTTAGATAGTTGCAAGTAAGAATAATGTAATATTCCTTGCAATATCCCATAACATATAGCAATAACTGTTATTATTAGATTAAATAttcttatttccattttcagtaTCGTTGGTTACTTGCTCTTGATGATTtcgaaataataataacaatgtgTAATATAACTtttgttattatatttttataaaatattgaaaCAGATTTATAAATGATATTCAAATTTGTGTTTAATTGTTTGCATGCAATTGGTACTGTGTTAAAAATCATTATTAATTTTACATAAAATGGATATTGGGAATAATCTGAAGTATGGGTTTAAATCAAACCTCTCCGGTGAAAAACATTAATATTAATGTTGAATTCTTGAATTGCatttattgctatgatattgtCGATATTTGGCTTGGTTTCACCAAATATGGATTTCACGGGATTTGTGAGGCAACTTGTAGTACTACACaccaataaatcaaaatatcaatgTTAAAATCTGAGCCTCTATGATATAATATGGTAACTGATAGAAATATTACAAAATAATATGCTCTGTTCTATACAATCAAATTGAGAAAATTTAAAACTTGAAGTTGTatgtttgtttctttttaattgtaatttttatcatatattgtcaaatttcagttttactgatatatttgatttgagaaaaacttgtgtaagaagGTCTCaggaatcgtattttgtgagacagatctcttatttgggtcatccatgaaaaaatattactttttatgctaagaatattattttttattgtgaatatcgataaggttgacccgtctaacagataaagattcgtaaaactcgtctcacaaaagaccttgCTATTCGTTTTGATTTGGATTTTTTTGTGCGATATCACTTGAATAAATTTCGTATCTTTTCGAATTCTTTACGAACAATGACATATCTCGTAGAAGGTGATGATCCTTTTTGTACTTTAATTTCGGAGGTCCGCAATCTTCTTGCATCTCCTATTTTCATCTCCTTACAACACATGTCAAGATCGACAAATGACGTTACTAATAGGCTTGCTCATGAAATTCTTGTCTTCATCTAGTTTGGAATGGTTGTATAGTAGTTTTCCTACATGGTTTTCTAATCTCGTATCTTTGGATTTGcgaaatttatattaatgcaaGTTTTTActcaaaaaataaaagtataCGGCATGATATTCAATCTTATAATTGATATAAAAAATCAATATTAATTACATCTTCGGttataaatcattaaaaattattaagaaAAAGATTATTTTATCGATGAtgacataatatttttattgacaTGATTGTAACTTCAAACGATCGGAAGACGTCATCAATGTTTTTTCACTCTTTAAATGGGTAGCAGTGAATCGATCGTACAAATGTAACAACTTGTAATCATATAGTAGAGAATAAtctaaaataatcatatttcaGCACGATATTGCCAAAATGGAGAAAGACCCATTAGTGCTAAAATTGTCAAGATTGGTGGAGTTTCAATTTAGAATGCAAGTTGGGCCGAGTAATTCGAAATTCTTTATATGACTTTTGTCATTGGTCAACCCTTCCGACAAATGAGAATAAGCGGCTTAGTATATCAAATACGACGCTACGAGTAGAAAGCAAGGGTGATCATGAATAACAAGGAGACCACCAACACTAAAACAAGTGTATAATTAGGATAAAATTAATTTACACttttatgaaattatttaaatgttgGACTATGCCATTAAATTTTAGTCATATAAGTTTGTTATTTTGAGGTTCAATCATACAGTTTTTCGAAGTTTAGTTTTTATACAGtaacttgattttttttgttttgatatTTTTCTTTGCCCGAAATCATCAAATTCATcgaatatgatttatttgacATTGATTTTCTACTCGTGAAATGTTTGGGGAGAATAAAGCGCATATCactcaaattaaaattcattttatcaaataaaaataaaaaataaagcaaAAAACATTTCAATACTTCAAAATATGAGGAAAAATGTGTGTGGTTGCTCTcattatttttgtttatgtGTATTTAAAATGTGTAATATAAGATTTATTCTTGTCATATCAATCTCCGATGAAATTATTGATTGGACACACAAAAACATGGTAAAACATGTAAAGAACACCAAATTCATTTTTGtacatattaatatataatatagatttacataaattaaaaaaaatactaaataaCGATTTTAAGCGGACCAAACCAGCACAGTAGTTTATGGCCAAAACTTGTGGCTGTAATTAAAAAATGAAATCTAActaacatttatttattaattttttttcctaatgATTTTAAGGTTTGAACGGTTTAATGAAGACTCTTTTAGGCTCCCTTTCGAAATCCCCATCGGCCACCCCTTTCCCCTCCTAATAAATTTGCTACACACCGATCACATCATTATAGCGTCTCCTCTGACAACAATTTGCTGCCCTTTTCTTTGATTTTTTCCCTGCTTGGCAAGTTCTTATTCGCCTTCTGTTTTTGTACCGTGTCTTTTGAAGTAGCCACTGCAACAACAAGAAGACAAAAACTCAGCTTCCAAACCTCTCGTGCGACTCTTTTCAGGGATTTTACGCGTATTCTGAGGTGCCCGTTTTTTCTTTTCTCGGTTTCGGCACTGAATTTTCCTTGTTTGTTTCTTGAGGTTCTGggtttttttatttaagaaataaaagtttattttggAATTTTTAAGTTTCTTTCTTGGTTGACTTGCTTGAACTTTTCGTTTTTTGTACGACTGCTTTTAGTATTTTTTTGGTGCTGTCATCATGGAGAATCGGAGGAGGCTAAACTGGGATAACTGCAGACAGGAGGTACCGAGGAGAAGACCGCAGGGTAAAAAGCCACCTCGAGGTTcgttcgaatttttttttttatttctgatTTATTTGTTGATTTCTCGTTTTTTTTCTTTGCTGACATTTTAATTGAAGTGGGTTTCCTGATGTAAATTTTCTATCTTGAAATCTTGTGAATTTTCTTTCTGAGTTGAATGTGAAAGTACTGATCTTTAATTGTTTTATGCTCTCGATGATTCCATTATTAAATGGAGGACCCTTTAACTTTGAATACTATATGTATATTTGTAGCTCTTGCTGGAAGAACACGAATTTTCACTTTttattaaaacaataaaaatcgAAGACTTTCTCTTTGAACTGATTTGATATGTGCCCTATCATTCGAAATGTCTCAGCTACGTACATTTTCTTCCTTTCAATGTTTAGAGTGAAAATCATGAGGTTAAGCGGATCAAATCATGTTGTAAACATTGGTGCATAGAGCATGATTGTATTTGTTTTGTTCCTGTTTCCATGTCTGGAATTTGATATGGTATTTCTTTGTTGTCGATCTATTATGCAAACCATTCGTACTTGGATTACAAGGATCATTCGTTGTCGATCTATTATGCAAGTTGATTGTATTTGTTATGTTCCTGTTTCCATGTCTGTAATTTGATATGGTATTTCTTTGTTCCTGTATTTGATCAGTCTAATTTTTTGGTCCATGAATCCAATCATTATAAAGACAAGCATTGAAGAAAATATTCCATCTCTGAAGGATCAACTCACTCACACAGAaacagttctttcaattctaccTGTCATGTTTGCAAtttgtttaatttaatttgcACAGATACATTGGTTTTTTTCTACAGGCAGTTGGCAGCTGACTGTGCCTTCGTGGGAGAAAGAATTTTGCAAAGTCGTTGGTTCCCTGGATTGGGAAACATTACTGCAATTGAAGAAATTTACACACCTCTGTGATAACGTGGTCAAGTGGAACGACTCGGCAGGGGAAGAGGCGTTTTGTAATGCTAAAAAACGATTCTGGGCTCAAATAAATGGCTTTCCATGTGAAGTTGAATTACCCAATCCTGACCTTTATATTGACGACATAAAATGGGATATGGAAACTGATCCCGAGCTGTCATTAAACCTTGATACCAAACCTGCAATTCCTTATATCGAAGAAAACATTGGTACTGTCGTATTTTTTGGTGATTCTCTCGTTTCAAACCAAGAATTTTCGCCCTCAGGCTGGGGAGACGAGGAAGAGAATGTTAAAGTACCGGATAACTTATATTCCGCCAATAATGGTAATTCTTGGGAGCATAACTGGGACAATTCATTCAATAACGAAGCTGCAGTTGCATGGTCGGGTTTCTGTGATAACGTGTGGCATTTCAGTAATGGAATTGGGCAAACAGGATACATGCCGTGGGCAAGTGGTTGGGATAACTCGTGGGGATGGAATTATGACAATAATCTTGGCAATTACGAAGTTGGGCATGAAATCTTGCCAGACAATAGAGCTTGTGAAGAACAGCATGACTACAATTTTCCCAGTGTAAATTCTGGTGGAAACTCGTCGTGTAACAAGACTTGGATGGCTACAAAGAACGACCTATGTATGAATGATTTCCCAAAAGACGGGAAGGGTTGGCATAAACCTGTCCACCGGGGAGAACAATCTGCAATGGCGAGGAGATCCAATTCAAGAAAGTTGAATCCGTATAATTCATGTGTGCCGGTTACCAATCCTACTGGAATCACTTTGGAGGGAACATGGAACAAGGGAAAACATGTCTCCTGAACTCAAAATGGAAAGGTGCAATTTATTTCATTCTATTTAATTTGTTCTTTACAATCTGTACACAATATCGAACTCGGGAATGAGTATCATATTTCGTTGAGTTTCCGCATCATAATTTCTAGTTTCCCCAAAAAATTTACGGCAATGTCTGATATTGGGGTGGTTGTGTTATAAGCTAGCATTTTGTTTGTCCATTCGAATTTTGTCGGAGGTTCTATGTATTGTTAGAGTTTCCGGTGTGGCATTTATAGTCTTTTTTGTGCTATATACTCATACGTGCCATTTAATGATTCTTGGTTTTACGATCAGAATTCCATTCGTCTCCAAGCGTTTGAGACAGTAAAATATGGAAAAACATAAAACCctctattttaaattaaaactaTTTTATAAAATAGGCACGTTTATTTCATTTGTGTGGGAATTTAtgtctaattttaaaaaaatacagagatcgtcaattttttttataagcgattatatatatttaggGTTTTCAAACCGGTGTTGAATGGTATGTGTTTGTTTAGCGAAAACCATGCgagaacaaatttttttttatttgggtcaaacataaaatataattattatttattatctcaaaattattatttttattgtgaatatgagtatgattGATTCATCTGATATATCCAATCAGTGAGTTAAATTGCGCTTTATGAGTTATTCGAGTCATATCGTTTTATTGAGTAAGTGTATGGAATATAAACTATTTCCTATATATAATCTTATTTACCTGAAATATCCATTAGGAAATGGTAAAACTTCTAATTAATACAATTTAATACAAGGGGCCTAATTCAGACAGGTTGTGGATCCAAGACGAATATCTAGCGTCTCACGTTTCAACGGCTTGTTTGGTTGAGATGATGACAAGTATCAACAAACAAGTGGTATACTTCTCGTGTCGATCCACCGCCACATGCACGTACCAATCAGACACGTAATTAATCCGTAATTTTCAAACTATGTTTGGCTTTGAtggattatatatattattgtacAAAAAATTGTTATTCTTGTAAAATTTGTTCGAGGAAGACATTTGTCCTAAATCTATTCATCTCAAATATATaatctaattttttatttaatattaattttctattattttatcaatataCTCTTATCATTAAATATATTAACTAATTTCAGTAAAAAAAAGCATGTTTTTAGAACACTCATTGAATAAGGGAAAACGAAAAATCTGTTGTGAATTTACTTTCTAATAATTTTGTTAATCTTAttgaaaacatatatatatatatatatatatatatatatatgtatgtatgcatgTATGATCATTAAATTATcacaaaaaaatagaaaacaGAGCACTTGAATTTCTACGATAGAGACAAAAACAGGACCTAATTCATCGCATAAATATTTTATGACTATACAATGACATGATTCCATCCATCCTAAAATTACTTTATCattatatcatattttaatataatttgctGTATTAAATGATACAGtccgaaaaaatatatttttttattaaaaaaaaacacaatcaCACACAGAGACAACAAAAGCGCAAAAAATATAGCGCACTCTGCCTCTACATTTGTCCTAAAAACTAGTTATCCACGTTGCATAAGCCCAACACGACAATGTGGTGCCTCAAATGTTTCGAATGAAGAACTAATCAGGCatcccaaaaaaattaaaaaaatgaagatGGGAGAAATCTTTACACAATTTGGATCCTTAGTGGCAACTCTAATGTTTGCGAGAGCAATTCTTGAACGATATGTCCCTCCCCAACTAAAAGCTTTTCTTGAAAAACATTTCATAAAAGTCTTCAATTTCCTTTCTCCGTACATCCAAGTAACCTTCAATGAATTCACCGGCGAACGTCTGATGCGCAGCGAGGCTTACTCCGCCATCGAGACCTACCTGAGCTCCATTTCATCCTCCCAGGCCCGGCGGATGAAGGCGGATGTCCTGAAAAACAGCAGCCACCCACTGGTGCTCACCATGGACGATAATGAAGAAGTGGCTGATGCCTACAAGGGAGTCCAGATTTGGTGGGCTTCAGGTAAAAACATTTCCAAGGTTCAGACCTTATCTTTCCAACACATTAACGATGAAAAGAGGTATTACAAGCTGAAATTTCACAAAAAAGACAGGGATTTCGTCGTAAATTTTTACTTGGATCATGTGATGAAAGAGGGCAAGGCCATAAGGGTGAAAAACAGGCAGAGAAAGCTTTACACCAACAATGGTCCTTCTTGGAGCCATGTTTTATTTGAGCATCCAGCAACTTTTCAAACATTAGCAATGGATTTGGATAAGAAAAGGGGCATTATAGATGATTTATTGGCATTTAGTAATGGTGAAAGTTTCTATTCAAGGATCGGAAGGGCCTGGAAAAGGGGCTATCTTCTTTATGGTCCTCCGGGGACTGGAAAATCCACTATGATTGCTGCAATGGCTAATCTCTTAAGATATGATGTATATGATCTTGAGTTAACTTCAGTAAAAGATAACACAGAGCTTAAGAAGCTACTGATTGCTACTTCCAGCAAGTCGATTATCGTGATCGAAGATATCGATTGTTCTGTAGATTTAACAGGCCAGAGAGGGAAGAAAAGAGCCAAAAAAGAAAATGAGCAAGAGGAACCAGCTGATAACTCAAGGAACACGAGTAATGTTACTCTTTCAGGGCTTTTGAATTTCATAGATGGGATTTGGTCAGCTTGTGGAGGTGAAAGACTCATTGTTTTCACGACAAATCATGTGGATAAATTGGATCCAGCTTTGATCAGAAGAGGGCGAATGGATAAACATATTGAGCTGTCATATTGCAGCTTTGAAGGGTTCAAGATTTTGGCTAAGAATTATCTTGTCTTGGAGGATCATGATTTGTTTGGGAGGATTGAGGTTCTGTTAGGAGAAATCAAGATTACTCCAGCTGATGTTGCTGAGAATTTGATGCCGAAAGGTGTGGGTGAAAATGTAGAAACTTGCTTGAAGAGTTTGATTtatgttcttgagcaagaaagGATTGCGTGATCCCTGAGGTGAATCCAAAAAGATTAATCTGTTGTATTAATTTATGAACTTGCAATTTGCGCATTGTATACATACATTTTTTACACCTGTTACCACTTACATTTTCTAGCAGAAGCAATCTCTTCTGATTTTTTTAAgctataattaatttaatcttgCTTCTTTATTGTTAGAGGCAACAACCACTGTAGTATCATCATATTTGCCTCCGAAGTGCAGAAGCCCAGTTTCGCGGGCTCGTTCAGCCGGGCAACCGTAGCCAAATCGAAAGCCACCAGATTTGGCTTATTCCTTTCCTCCGGCTCCAAACTCTGCTTTACCACGGCTTCTATATCTTCATGAAACATATTATCGAAAAAGCCCCATCGGTCCCGGCGATAACTATGTCATAAAACTCTGCCGACATCATGATCTCCTCTGCTTTCTCCAGTATATCGCCACCCTACATTTCCTCACCTGATAACGATAGTTGAATTTGTGCTGCTGTACGGGTGAAGTGTACACAATCTTTCCTCTCCACATAACCATGAAACCACTGTCACCCAAGTTTGCCGAGCGGATGTCAcccaattatttatatataattatatatatttatacacaTAAATCAGGATTTTAGTGTGTTAGATAATTAATCGGTTACATCAAACCGTAAAATCTGAGATCCTAGAtaagatttaaaatattattttattttaataaatttcaatatagtttgaattttaatataatcGGGTTATAGAGCTAATTTATATAGCATAATTTATTATAGTTAAATCACgttatattgttatctgaattgttatctgaattgattttcTAAAGATTCTACGATTTATAtatggaaatatttttttaaaaaaatgtaaatataattaataatcaGTACATTAATAGATATCAAGTGAATGGCTAAAAGAATCTTCGCTGTTCCGAGCAGGATATGTGTAGATCTTGAGAAAGAAATGGGAAAAAatgtatatttaatttctttttgCACTCTGATGGAaaacaacaaaatattttaaaaagaaattttttttgtgttttgaTTTAATTGAAGTGGCTCATAAATTAAACAAATACGTTTATaactttaataaaaaaaataatctgaATTATGGATAAAAAAATAATCTGAATTACGGGCTCATTCAGCAACTGTGAAAACGTGATTGGTACGAACTGATCAGGGTTTTCCAAGATACGGGGGATCCTGGATATTACCTACCTTATGTAGCCATGTagaatcatatacatatatatatacacacacacacacacaaacataaTTTTCATTTGAATATTAGAGAAAACAAAATGCTGATCGACGAGAAACGCAAACTCAGGAGGTTCGTCTGTAAACATGATCCCATGATGTCGATGATCGCCGGATCCTTCTGCTTACCCAAAGAAAACAACTCAAAACCCCTCGGCGAAGATGCTCACTTCATCTTGGAGGAGGCCAACGCCATTGGAGTGGCGGACGGCGTGGGCGGATGGTCAAAGAGAGGCATCGACTCAGGCGAGTACTCGAGAGAACTGATGCGCAACGTCATCACGGCAATCAAGAACCGCCGCCGCAAGGGGGGCCGTGGACCCCAAGTGCGTTCTTCGTGAAGCTTTCTTGAAGACGCAGGCGAAGGGTTCTTCCACAGCCTGCATCCTCACCCTCGCCGGCAGAACACTCCGCGCGGTGAACGTGGGCGATAGTGGATTCTTGGTTATAAGGGGCGGAAAGATTGTGTACAGTTCACCCACACAGCAGCGCAAATTCAACCATCCTTATCAGTTGGGGAAGAGTTCTCGGTGCGATACCCCGGACGTGGCGGAAGAGATAACGATGACCGTAGAGAGTCATGATGTCATAATCGTGGGGACCGACGGGCTTTTTGATAACGTGTTTCCATGAGGATATAGAGGAAGTGGTGAGGACTGTGTCGGGAGAATGAGCCGGAGTTGGTGGCTTGGGCATTGGCTAAGGTGGCGCGCCACAAGTCTTTGGATAAATATAGTTGCACCCCATTCGAGACTGCTGCCAAAGAGGCTGGGGTTCAGCACTTTGGTGGGAAATACGATGATGTTACAGTCGCCGTTGCCTACGTTGTCCCAGCTGCCATTAGAATATCAATGTAGTTCACTTCTTTCTGATTACTGTATATGTTTTCAAGAATCTTTTATTTGTTGATTCACTACATATATTTGTGCATGATTTGTAGGAAAACTAAATTTGAAACACTATTATGAATTGAATTTTGGTCTTACGTTCGCATAACTTTTTTTCTGGGGTTACCATGGCAAGAAGAAGTTTGATATAAATCTTAAGATTCATCAATATTTGTCAGTTGCTCTTAAGATTTTCTTGATTCAAGATTGGATGCATGTGAAAGTAGTTCAATAACAGAATTTGCTTTTGAAACTAACTAATAacagaattttaaaaaataacttttaatttaataacATGCATGATGTAGAGAtgtcaatttaattattttaaatagaattttttttttaaaaaaaatgatccataaatataattcaTGCCACGATGTGAGCGCGCGTCTTCAATTTTCTATTATGACAAGGTTTTTTTCAACAAACAAGattaaaattagtgaaaatttaataatttatataacatttaaatttttattatattttttataaattaatttcatatatttttattattttcaattattttaaaaaacaataatattctAATTATcagtaaaatttatttaatttaataatttaaatattattactattttaattattaaagtaaatgcatatttacaaatttatttctaataaatatatttaaattaattttaataaatttaaattataattataaatatttaattatctatccaattacattaagaatatatatttaattagcatTTGTGACATTTTGgtcattacaataaaatttataaaattaatccatcattttaaaataatacataccAAACATTTTTTAATCACTCTAATTATTAGTCATTTATTTATCCTATTACACATACCAAACAGAgcctaaaattattatttatccaaatgctcacaagacatttatttatataatttattttccaACGAATTTCTTAACTCAAGTGGTAAAAGAAACAACTCTAGATAATTGAGAAAAATTCGTTCATattagatttttattattttcagatCCTTCGGTTCCTGAAAATAATGTACGtataaaaaaatgatatatCTTAATGTAGCAAAATGTAGATATCAAACTATATTAAAATTCGATTTAATTTGAACAATGTAATGGAGACCATATGCAAATATCAGTACGTACATCGAAACTGGATTTAAAACATATAGGCACTGTTTGGTACACGGGATAAGGgtgagattgataaataatccgtCTTATCCCACATTTGGCACGTTTTTAAAAAGCCCATGATATTGATAAATAcatttttagaaggataaaacaTCTTTAGTAAGAGGTGTGAtagttttaatttaatgataaaatatactACAAATTACTTAATTACCCCATGTATAAAAATCCAAAACCCTATCTTCTCTCATTTCATTTGGTATCTCTTTGTCTAAATAATTTAAATGCATTTAAGTTAATGTTAAATGTTtattaaatacatacatatatacaaatatatagatacatatatatacacacacaaataGTTACTAGGCCCCTTCAATATGAAAaggattataaaaaaataaagaaaaaggcaaaaatcaaatttgactgATGATCACctttgaaaaaggaaaaaaaattgtttaaataATTTCCAAAATAAGACGAAAGAAACGAAAATTATTCTTTaggaccatatatatatatatatatatatatatatatatatatatatatatatatatatatatatatatatatatatatatagcgtaATTTAAGAATTGAGATATGAAATTACAAGATCTTCATAACaatgaaatataagtttttgtgatagggctaattttgtcattacatgtcaatatataaatttaatcactcttgttaaaatcataccaaacattcaacatattatctataaatttaatcactcttgttaaaatcataccaaacattcaaatattatcttatcattatatttatcCTTGATTTATCCTTGGTATACCATATAGTCTTATTCATATAAGAGAAACACATTGAAAAAAAACTTGTAGTAATTAAAGAAATTCAAAGAGAAGTGGAAATTTGATTGTCCAGATATTTATCTGTTACTTGTCTTGAAAGTTTGGCATTCATCAAAATCCGATCACTCCTGCAATGCAGACCCAATATCTGTTTGTTATCTGGAACAAAGCTCATTCCGAACGACGTCGCCT
The Primulina eburnea isolate SZY01 chromosome 5, ASM2296580v1, whole genome shotgun sequence genome window above contains:
- the LOC140832232 gene encoding uncharacterized protein translates to MENRRRLNWDNCRQEVPRRRPQGKKPPRGSWQLTVPSWEKEFCKVVGSLDWETLLQLKKFTHLCDNVVKWNDSAGEEAFCNAKKRFWAQINGFPCEVELPNPDLYIDDIKWDMETDPELSLNLDTKPAIPYIEENIGTVVFFGDSLVSNQEFSPSGWGDEEENVKVPDNLYSANNGNSWEHNWDNSFNNEAAVAWSGFCDNVWHFSNGIGQTGYMPWASGWDNSWGWNYDNNLGNYEVGHEILPDNRACEEQHDYNFPSVNSGGNSSCNKTWMATKNDLCMNDFPKDGKGWHKPVHRGEQSAMARRSNSRKLNPYNSCVPVTNPTGITLEGTWNKGKHVS
- the LOC140832233 gene encoding AAA-ATPase ASD, mitochondrial-like gives rise to the protein MKMGEIFTQFGSLVATLMFARAILERYVPPQLKAFLEKHFIKVFNFLSPYIQVTFNEFTGERLMRSEAYSAIETYLSSISSSQARRMKADVLKNSSHPLVLTMDDNEEVADAYKGVQIWWASGKNISKVQTLSFQHINDEKRYYKLKFHKKDRDFVVNFYLDHVMKEGKAIRVKNRQRKLYTNNGPSWSHVLFEHPATFQTLAMDLDKKRGIIDDLLAFSNGESFYSRIGRAWKRGYLLYGPPGTGKSTMIAAMANLLRYDVYDLELTSVKDNTELKKLLIATSSKSIIVIEDIDCSVDLTGQRGKKRAKKENEQEEPADNSRNTSNVTLSGLLNFIDGIWSACGGERLIVFTTNHVDKLDPALIRRGRMDKHIELSYCSFEGFKILAKNYLVLEDHDLFGRIEVLLGEIKITPADVAENLMPKGVGENVETCLKSLIYVLEQERIA